A genomic segment from Oncorhynchus keta strain PuntledgeMale-10-30-2019 chromosome 9, Oket_V2, whole genome shotgun sequence encodes:
- the ubxn8 gene encoding UBX domain-containing protein 8 has protein sequence MSSSKTSWLLGTLLISILCFVSWKHSIIDVRGAFLLAGRGLLLLGLSTLMVSYFYPRLRSLFSSNTRSTSEYSEDEEAKQRQKQAREELQEKHSEKAFSYQESVLRPRQESSMRKKEERFYRMTGETWKLTDGEQLGEGESLGQSAQEDVDGTPNQEAVRRRKLPESATRLHPKPEVPPQKRVVVLPEEPAEDAEGVVRVALRCPSGRTIHRRFLKSDSSSVLLDWLLKTGYHPALYTLCTTYPRQPLVIGKDISMGDAGILTHTVLNVEGKDPSTT, from the exons ATGTCTTCGTCAAAGACATCTTGGCTTTTGGGGACATTGTTAATATCAATACTTTGTTTTGTTTCTTGGAAACATTCAATAATCG ATGTGAGAGGTGCCTTTCTATTGGCGGGGCGAGGTCTGTTGCTTCTGGGCCTGTCTACCTTGATGGTGTCATATTTTTATCCACGGCTGAGGTCTTTGTTCTCTTCCAACACCCGATCAACATCTGAAT ATTCTGAAGATGAGGAGGCAAAACAAAGACAAAAGCAGGCAAGGGAGGAGCTGCAGGAGAAACACAGTGAGAAG GCCTTCTCTTACCAGGAGTCAGTGCTGAGGCCTCGTCAGGAGTCTTCTATGAGGAAGAAAGAAGAGCGATTCTACCGCATGACGGGAGAGACCTGGAAGCTGACTGACGGAGAACAACTTGGG GAAGGAGAATCGTTAGGGCAGAGTGCCCAGGAGGATGTTGATGGGACACCCAATCAGGAGGCAGTAAGAAGGAGGAAACTGCCAGAGAGTGCCACCAGACTCCACCCCAAACCTGAGGTCCCTCCCCAAAAAAGG GTGGTCGTTTTACCAGAGGAGCCAGCAGAGGATGCTGAAGGG GTTGTACGGGTGGCTTTGAGATGCCCAAGTGGAAGAACAATTCACAGAAGATTCCTAAAATCCGACAGCTCCTCG GTTCTTTTGGACTGGTTGCTGAAAACAGGATATCACCCTGCACTCTATACATTATGCACCACCTACCCCAGACAACCCTTGGTCATTGGGAAAGACATAAGCATGGGGGATGCAGGCATTTTAACACACACAGTATTAAATGTGGAAGGGAAAGATCCCTCCACGACCTGA